The DNA region TCGCGTCGAAGCGGTCGCCGACCTGCCGCTGGTCGTGATAGATCTCGATGTAGCTGTCGCGCCGCACCTGCCCGCCGGCGGCGGTCCAGGCGTAGTTCTCCACGTCCCGCCAATGGCGGTGGCTGGTCAGTTGATAGGCGGTGTTGCGCAGGGTCAGCGCGTCGGACAGCGCCCATTCGGCCTTCAGCTGGTTCCAGTTGTCGCGATAGCGGATGTCGCTGTCGGCCACGTTGAAGTTGCGGTGGCGCAGCGCGCGGTCGAGCCGGCCGGCGATCAGCGGCGTGCCGAAATATTCCTGCGGCTCCTGGTCGCCATAATCGTTGGACAGGGTGACGGCGAAATCGGGCGTGGCCTGGAGCTTCACCGCGCCGGACACCGCCAGATTTTTCATGTCGCCGCGGTCGACCCAGCCGTTGGAGCGGTTGCCGCTGACGTCCAGCCGGTAGGACAGCGTCTCATTCACCGGGCTGCCGCTGCCGATGGCGGCGCGCCGGGTGCCGTCGGTGCCGATGCCGACCATCGCCTCGTTGCGGAACTCCGTGGTCGGCCGCCTGGGCACCACATTGACCACGCCGCCGATCGCCCCCTCGCCATAAAGGACGGAGGCGGGGCCGCGCAGCACCTCGATCCGCTCCGCCGACCATGTGTCGAAGGGGAAGGTCACGGTGCCCGACCCGACATAGAGCCGCGTGCCGTCATAGAGCTGCATCACCGAACCGTGGCCGGCGAATCCGCGCGTCGCCAGCGACGTGCCGCCATTGCCGGGGGCGCCCAGCGAGGTGAAGCCGGTGGCGTTCTGGGTGACGGCCTCGGTCACGCTGGTCTGGCCACGCTCGCGGATGGTCCGGCCGGCGATCACCTCGACGCTGGCCGGGGTTTCCAGCGGGGTGAGGTCCAGCCGGCTGCCGCCGCTGTTGGGCCGGTCGAGCGCCAATCCGGGCGCCAGTCCGGACGGGGCGGCGTCCGCCGGGCGGCCGGTCACCGTGACGGGGGCGAGCGTCAGCGGCGGGGGCGGCGGCGGGGTGGCGTCCTCGGCGTCGGCGGGGAACGGCGCGACGGAGGCGGCGACCAGAAGCAGGGTCGCCAGCGGGGCGGAGGGGCGGCGCGAGGCGAAGCGGGCGGGTGGCATCGGGTGAGTGTCTCCAGGGTGGCTTGGGAAAAGGGCATGAGGGGGCGATCCGCGAAGGCGGGGCTTCGCGGTGGGGGGATGGTTCGGGAAGCCTCGGACGGCGTCAGGGGGCGGGGCGGCGGCGCATCAGCCAGAGGAAGAAGGCGCCGCCGACCAGCGCGGTGGCCATGCCGACCGGGATTTCGCGCGGGGCGAACAGCGTGCGGGCGGCGGCGTCGACCCACAGCAGCAGCAGCGCTCCGCCGAGCGCCGCCACCGGCAGCAGCCCCCGCAGATGGCCGCCGACCAGCAGGCGGGCGATGTGGGGCAGCACCAGCCCGACGAAGCCGATGCTGCCGCAGGCCGACACCAGCGCGCCGGTCATCAGGGCGGTGACGGCGAACAGCTCCAGCCGCAGCCGTCCGGGGTCGCCGCCGAGCGAGCGGGCGGCGTCGTCGCCCAGCGCCAGCGTGTTGATCCTGTCGGCGCGCAGCCACAGCCAGCCGAGCCCGCACAAGGTGGTCAGGGCGGGGGCGGGCAGCACGCTCCAGCGCGCGGTGCCGAAGCCGCCCATCATCCAGAACAGGGCGGCGTCGGCGCTGCGGTCGGCGCTCGCGACGATCAGCGTGTTGGTGACGGCGTGCAGGATGAAGGCGACGGCGACGCCGGTCAGCACCAGCCGGTCACTGGTCACACCGCCGTCGCGTCCGCGCGCGGCGGCGAAGACCGCCAGCATGGCGGCGAGCGCGCCGAGGAAGGCGGCTGTGGGCAGGCTCAGGGACTGGCCCAGGGCCTGGCTCAGGAATTGCCAAACGCCGCCGATCACCGGCAGCGTGGCGATGGCGCCGGCGAACAGGATGACGCTCACCGCCCCGACCGAGGCGCCGGCCGACACCCCGAACAGATAGGGGTCGGCCAGCGGGTTGCGCGTCACCACCTGCAACACCGCCCCAACCGCCGCCAGCCCGGCGCCGGCCAGCGCCCCCAGCAGCACGCGCGGCAGCCGCAGCTCCCAGACGATGTTGCGCTCCGCCCGGCTGATGCCGTCCGCCGGGAAGAGGCCGGGCCACAGCTCGTGCGAGACCACCGACCAGACGGTCGGCAGCGGGATGCGGGCGGCGCCGAAGCCGACCGCCGCGACCAGGGACAGCAGCAGAATGGTCGCCAGCAGCAGGCAGAGCGGCGGAATCCGCGGGCGGCTCATGGCTGGAACAGCTCCGGGTGCAGCGTGCGGGCCATGCGTTCCAGCGCGTCGACGTCGCGTGTCGAGGGCGTCTGTTCGGCATAGGTCAGGACGATGAACTGGCGTTTGCGCACCGCCTCGACATCGGCCAGCTGCGGGGCGGACAGCAGATAGCGGATGGCGGCCTCGGCCGGGACGCGGTGGTCGCTGACGATGATCCATTGCGGGTCGCGCCGGGCCATCTCCTCCCAGCTGACCCGGACATAGCTGTCGGGGATGTCGTCGAAGATGTTGCGGCCGCCGGCCAGCTCCATCAGCAGGCTGGTCATGCCCTCGCGCCCAACCGACAGCGGGGCGGCGTCGGTGTGGCAATCGTCGCAATACATCACGCGCGGCCTTTGCGTGGCTCCGCCGATCCTCCGGGTCACCGCGGCGACGCGGCGGCGGAAATCGGCCACCATCGCCTCGGCCCGGTCGGCGATGCCGAAGATGCGGCCCAGCGCCAGCAGATCGGCATAGAGGGTGTCCATGCTGATCGGCTCGCGCCGGCCGATGCGGATGCAGCTTTCCCGCAGCGTGTAGGTGGCCACGCCCAACTCGGCGAGGCGGGCCGGGGTCAGGCCGCGCGCCTCGTTGAAGCCGTAACTCCAGCCGGCGAACAGGAAGTCGGGGTTGGCGGCCAGCACCGCCTCCAGCGTCGGGGCGCGGTCGGGCAGCTGGGGCAGGGCGGCGACCACGCCGGGCGGGGCGATCAGGTGGCGCTCGGCCCCGGCGATGCCGGACACCGCGACCAGCCGGTCGGCCAGACCGAGATCGATCATGGTCTGGGTCATGTTGACGTCGTTGACCATCGGCCGCTTGGGCGGAGCGTCGAAACGCGTGGTGTCGAAGCAGTTGGCGATCTCGACCGGATAGCCGGCCGGAGGGGTTTGGGCGAGCGCCCCCGCAGGGATGGCGGGGGCGAGGGCGAGGCCGAACGCGGCCAGGAGGGTACGGACGGGGGCTGGGGGCATGCGGGGTCCAGTCGGGAGGGCGGCGGAGGGAACGGGACTGGGGAGGCGGAACGGGGGAAGCGGAACGGGGGTCAGAGGGGCGACAGCTCGATGCGCAGCCGGCCGTCGCCGGGGTGGCGGTCGACAGTGGCGGCGACCCGGTAGACGGCGGTCAGGCGCTCGGCGGTCAGCGCCTCGTCCGGGACGGCGTCGGCCTGAAGGCGGCCATCCTTCAGCAGCAGGAGGCGGTCGCACCAGCGCGCGGCCAGATCGATCTCATGCAGCGTCATCACCACGGTGATGCCGAGCGAGCGCACCAGATCGAGGATGGCGAAGCGGTGCTGGATGTCGAGATGGTTGGTCGGCTCGTCCAGCAGCAGGATGCGCGGGCGCTGGGCCAGGGCGCGGGCGATCATCACCCGCTGCCGCTCGCCGCCCGACAGCTGTTCGACCGGGCGGTCGGCCAGGGCCGCGAGATCCAGCCGGGCCAGAGCCTCGTCGACGATGGCGCGATCCTCCGCCCCGTCTCCGGAAAAGACCGAACGGCGATGGGCCAGCCGCCCCATGGCGACCACGTCGCGCACGGTGAAGCCGAGGGCGGGGCTGCTGTCCTGCGCCTGCAACGCCAGACGGCGGGCCAACGCCGCCGGCCCGACGGCCCGCGGATCGGCTCCCTCGACGCGGATGGTTCCGGCCGAGGGGGCCTGAAGCCCGGCAAGGCAGCGCAGCAGCGTCGATTTGCCGGAGCCGTTCGGTCCGAGAATGCCGAGGACCATCCCCTCCGCGACGCTGAAGCCGATGTCAGACAGGACCGCGCGGCCGGCCAGCCGGCAACTCAGCCCCGTCACCGCGATGGCGGGGGAGCGGGCGGCCGGGCGGCCGGGGTGGGAGGCCGCGATGGGGAAAGGCGTGGGCGTCATCCGTGCTTCCTGCCGTGGCGGGCGGAGCGTGTGGGCGGACGCCTTGCGGCATGCGGGGCGGAACCGGTCGCGGAATCCGGGCACGCGCATGGCAAGCGTTCCACCGGGACACCCCGCCCGAGGACGTTGATCGTGGTGCTGGCAGGTCTCCTGGCTTGCGGGTCGTCGCCGGTCCGTCCAGCCTTCCCAGCGCCGCGAGGGGCGCCAGTGGCGGAAAATGACGGATCGGCTCGCCGCTCACAGTTGCGGGGGCAGCCCCGGTCTCGCCGCTCGGCGCGGCTCACCGGGTTCCCTCTTAGCTTCCGGCGGATGCCGCCGGAAGAACCAGAACCGGGGATAGTGATGAGCGAGCCGGCGTCGGCGGTCAAGACCGGCATGGGGGAGGCCGCGCGATTTCCCCGACCCGGTCCATGCCTGGCGGGTTCGCGGGAGTGTCGCCCGCACAGCGATCCGGAGAAGGGGTGTCGTCATGGTGGTTCGGCTGTTCGTCGCAACGGAGCATCAAAATGTTATGTTATAACATAACGTATCTGTTCGATCGGGACAGGGCAAGCGGAAGATCGTCGCAAGAATGCTCGTGCCTGCCTGGGCGACGACCCGGCTGCCATCGTCGCCCGGTTGCGTCAACCCGCCGGTCGCCGGTCTCAGTCGGCCTCGGTGCCTCAAACGCGTTGCATGGTTTCATATGAAACGATATGGTTGGCCCAACCGATCAATGGCCGGCGATCCTCCGGGAGGGCAGGGGGGCGTCGCCGGCACCTGTGGAGAAACCGGATGTCCAAGAATTTCGCCTCGCATGCCGACCTGGACGAGAAGACCGTCAGTTTCGACAAGCTGTCGGACAATGCCTACGCCTACACGGCGGAGGGCGATCCCAACACCGGCATCGTCATCGGCGACGACGCGGTGATGGTGATCGACACCCAGGCGACGCCGGTGATGGCCCAGGATGTCATCCGCCGCATCCGCGAGGTCACCGACAAGCCGATCCGCCATGTCGTGCTGTCGCATTACCACGCGGTGCGGGTGCTGGGCGCCTCGGGCTATGCGCCGGAACAGATCATCGCCAGCGAGGACACCCGCGACCTGATCGTCGAGCGCGGCGAGGCCGACATGGCGAGCGAGATCGGCCGCTTCCCCCGGCTTTTCCGCGCCGTCGAATCGGTTCCCGGCCTCACCTGGCCGACCATCACCTTCCGTGGCCACATGACGCTATGGCTCGGCTCGCTGGAGGTGCGCTTGCTGCAACTTGGCCGTGGCCACAGCAAGGGCGACACGGTGGTCTGGCTGCCCCGGGAGAAAATCCTGTTCTCCGGCGATCTGGTCGAGTATGGCGCCACCCCCTATTGCGGCGACGCCTACTTCACCCATTGGCCGGCGACGCTCGACGCCATCGCCGCCCTGGAGCCGGAGAAGCTGGTGCCGGGCCGCGGTGCCGCCCTGACCACGCCGGAACAGGTGCGGGAAGGGCTGCGTGGCACCCGCGCCTTCACTGCCGAGCTGTTCGAGCTGGTGAAGCAGGGCGTCGCCGCCGGCAAGGATCTGCGGACCGTCTACAAGGACAGCTACGCCGTGCTGAAGCCGAAGTTCGGCCATTGGGTGATCTTCGACCATTGCATGCCCTTCAACGTCACCCGCGCCTATGACGAGGCGTCGGGCCACAGCGATCCCCGCATCTGGACCGCCGAGCGCGATCTGGAGATGTGGCGCCAGCTGGAAGGCTGACGCCACCTCCTCCCGTCGGGCGGCGCCGATCAACTGGAGACGATCAGCCTGCGACAATCAGCCTGACATGGCGCTTGCGGCCGGCCGACAGCACGGCCGGCGCGGTCAGGGTCGCCGCCTCGTCGCTCACCGGCTGGCCGTCCAGCCGGGCGCCGCCCTCGCGGATCAGCCGCCGCGCCGCCCCCTTGGAGGCCGACAGGCCGGCGGCGACCAGCGCATCGACCAGCGGCACGCCGTCGGCCCCCGCCTCCCGCCGCAGGGTGATCTCCGGCAGGCCGTCGCCGCCGGGCGCAAAGGGGCTGCCGGCCGCCGCCGCCGCCTTTTCCGCCTCCGCCGAACCGTGGCACAGGCGGGTGGCCTCCGTCGCCAGGATGATCTTCGCCTCGTTGATCTCCGCCCCCTCCAGCCGCTCCAGCCGGGCGATCTCGTCCAGCGGCAGCTCGGTGAACAGGCGCAGGAAGCGGCCGACATCGGCATCCTCGGTGTTGCGCCAGAACTGCCAGAAATCGAAGGGCCTCAGCGCGTCGGCGTTCAGCCACACCGCCCCGCCGGCGGTCTTGCCCATCTTGGTGCCCGACGCGGTGGTCAGCAGCGGCGTGGTCAGGCCGAACAGCTCGCGCCGCTCGACCCGGCGGGCCAGCTCGATGCCATTGACGATGTTGCCCCACTGGTCGGACCCGCCCATCTGCAACAGGCAGCCGTGGCGCCGCGACAGCTCCAGGAAATCATAGGCCTGGAGGATCATGTAGTTGAACTCCAGGAAGGTCAGCGGCTGCTCGCGCTCCATCCGCTGGCGCACCGACTCGAAGCTCAGCATGCGGTTGATGGTGAAATGGCGGCCGATGTCGCGCAGGAAGGGCACATAGTCCAGCCCGTCCAGCCAGTCGGCGTTGTCCACCATCATGGCGTCCGCCGGGCCGTCCCCGAAGCTCATATACTGGCCGAAGACTCCGCGCAGCCCGGCGGCGTTGGCGGCGATCTGCGCGTCGTCCAGCATCGGCCGGGTGGTGTCGCGGAAGCTGGGGTCGCCGATCCTGGTGGTGCCGCCGCCGATCAGCACGATCGGGCGGTTGCCGGTGCGCTGAAGCCAGCGCAGCGCCATGATCGACAGCAGATGGCCGACATGCAGGCTGGAG from Azospirillum sp. B510 includes:
- a CDS encoding FecCD family ABC transporter permease codes for the protein MSRPRIPPLCLLLATILLLSLVAAVGFGAARIPLPTVWSVVSHELWPGLFPADGISRAERNIVWELRLPRVLLGALAGAGLAAVGAVLQVVTRNPLADPYLFGVSAGASVGAVSVILFAGAIATLPVIGGVWQFLSQALGQSLSLPTAAFLGALAAMLAVFAAARGRDGGVTSDRLVLTGVAVAFILHAVTNTLIVASADRSADAALFWMMGGFGTARWSVLPAPALTTLCGLGWLWLRADRINTLALGDDAARSLGGDPGRLRLELFAVTALMTGALVSACGSIGFVGLVLPHIARLLVGGHLRGLLPVAALGGALLLLWVDAAARTLFAPREIPVGMATALVGGAFFLWLMRRRPAP
- a CDS encoding TonB-dependent receptor gives rise to the protein MPPARFASRRPSAPLATLLLVAASVAPFPADAEDATPPPPPPLTLAPVTVTGRPADAAPSGLAPGLALDRPNSGGSRLDLTPLETPASVEVIAGRTIRERGQTSVTEAVTQNATGFTSLGAPGNGGTSLATRGFAGHGSVMQLYDGTRLYVGSGTVTFPFDTWSAERIEVLRGPASVLYGEGAIGGVVNVVPRRPTTEFRNEAMVGIGTDGTRRAAIGSGSPVNETLSYRLDVSGNRSNGWVDRGDMKNLAVSGAVKLQATPDFAVTLSNDYGDQEPQEYFGTPLIAGRLDRALRHRNFNVADSDIRYRDNWNQLKAEWALSDALTLRNTAYQLTSHRHWRDVENYAWTAAGGQVRRDSYIEIYHDQRQVGDRFDATWRSSLFGMRNEMVGGFDLNRIEFKHTNNSPYGGSSMVDPFDPAPGLFLNTAGTSPRSRSRTRQYALFAEDRLSVTPQLSLVGGIRHDAPTVERWDLAAGTAYSKDFHATSWRTGAVYELAPGLALYGQYATAVDPVGNLISLSPAQKDFTLSTGRQIEVGVKQSVLDGRGEWTLAAYHIVKDKLLTTDPNQPGVTVQIGQQSSRGVEASLSLGLWEGVRVDVNGALLRARYDDFTQAVGGRAVSYAGNVPAGVPQRTANAWASWAFLPDWEVRAGVQYVGQTYADAANSGVRPSYTVVNAGLDYRPTDTSTLSLRAFNLFDEVYAVAGNTTSWVLGRPRSAELTFSMRF
- a CDS encoding ABC transporter substrate-binding protein, with translation MPPAPVRTLLAAFGLALAPAIPAGALAQTPPAGYPVEIANCFDTTRFDAPPKRPMVNDVNMTQTMIDLGLADRLVAVSGIAGAERHLIAPPGVVAALPQLPDRAPTLEAVLAANPDFLFAGWSYGFNEARGLTPARLAELGVATYTLRESCIRIGRREPISMDTLYADLLALGRIFGIADRAEAMVADFRRRVAAVTRRIGGATQRPRVMYCDDCHTDAAPLSVGREGMTSLLMELAGGRNIFDDIPDSYVRVSWEEMARRDPQWIIVSDHRVPAEAAIRYLLSAPQLADVEAVRKRQFIVLTYAEQTPSTRDVDALERMARTLHPELFQP
- a CDS encoding ABC transporter ATP-binding protein, whose product is MTPTPFPIAASHPGRPAARSPAIAVTGLSCRLAGRAVLSDIGFSVAEGMVLGILGPNGSGKSTLLRCLAGLQAPSAGTIRVEGADPRAVGPAALARRLALQAQDSSPALGFTVRDVVAMGRLAHRRSVFSGDGAEDRAIVDEALARLDLAALADRPVEQLSGGERQRVMIARALAQRPRILLLDEPTNHLDIQHRFAILDLVRSLGITVVMTLHEIDLAARWCDRLLLLKDGRLQADAVPDEALTAERLTAVYRVAATVDRHPGDGRLRIELSPL
- a CDS encoding MBL fold metallo-hydrolase, producing the protein MSKNFASHADLDEKTVSFDKLSDNAYAYTAEGDPNTGIVIGDDAVMVIDTQATPVMAQDVIRRIREVTDKPIRHVVLSHYHAVRVLGASGYAPEQIIASEDTRDLIVERGEADMASEIGRFPRLFRAVESVPGLTWPTITFRGHMTLWLGSLEVRLLQLGRGHSKGDTVVWLPREKILFSGDLVEYGATPYCGDAYFTHWPATLDAIAALEPEKLVPGRGAALTTPEQVREGLRGTRAFTAELFELVKQGVAAGKDLRTVYKDSYAVLKPKFGHWVIFDHCMPFNVTRAYDEASGHSDPRIWTAERDLEMWRQLEG
- the tyrS gene encoding tyrosine--tRNA ligase — translated: MPTQSNASRSNAADFLRILRERGFLHQCSDPADDLSGLAAAAPGGVLTAYVGFDATASSLHVGHLLSIMALRWLQRTGNRPIVLIGGGTTRIGDPSFRDTTRPMLDDAQIAANAAGLRGVFGQYMSFGDGPADAMMVDNADWLDGLDYVPFLRDIGRHFTINRMLSFESVRQRMEREQPLTFLEFNYMILQAYDFLELSRRHGCLLQMGGSDQWGNIVNGIELARRVERRELFGLTTPLLTTASGTKMGKTAGGAVWLNADALRPFDFWQFWRNTEDADVGRFLRLFTELPLDEIARLERLEGAEINEAKIILATEATRLCHGSAEAEKAAAAAGSPFAPGGDGLPEITLRREAGADGVPLVDALVAAGLSASKGAARRLIREGGARLDGQPVSDEAATLTAPAVLSAGRKRHVRLIVAG